The following nucleotide sequence is from Zea mays cultivar B73 chromosome 1, Zm-B73-REFERENCE-NAM-5.0, whole genome shotgun sequence.
CACGACTGGGTACCTGGGTGCCATAAGAAGCAGAATTGATAACAGTATATCACATAATGTGTGCCGCTCAGTTAAAAAAAAAACTTATACTATAAAATGTAATGTACAGTGTTTTCTCATCATAACAATCAATGGGCAATTGATGCATTAATTTCAACAAAATATGCACAAAAACGATGGAAACAACATTCATGAACGATCTCCAACATCATTTATGCTCAAGATTTATCCAATTTGGTTAAATCATGATGCAAAATGTATGAATAAAAGATTAATTGTGGAACTTGGTGTTGACTTTATTATCGAAACAAGTCAGGCGAACAATTGCTACTCTCATTCGACAAGGAATTATTCCTATGGAGATTGTGGGTTGACCTCAATAGCCCTTTAGAACATTGGATTCTGTTCATCAAACCCTGGCCTTAAGGGAGGCTCAAGAGGCACACATATTTCAAAAGAGATCTTCTTTTTGATTGATTTCTCGCAAGATGTGCAAGGTCAAAACAAAGAAGCCGGTCCCTGCATGATTTGGAGAATATATACCTACCGTTATTATCAAGAAAAAGATTCAAAGGAAAAAAGAAGTGTGCTGATGTGCCCCAAATGTATGGATGGTACGTTGACTTGTATTTTCTTTATGTATCTATCGTATCTGCTCTTGTGCACACATAAAGAAAATGGGGCAAGAATCTAAAAGGCAGAAATCACAGCACGTAATTTCTAGTTGCCACCCAGCCGCCGTGCATCACCAATAACCTGATCTACCCAAGCTTGTCACCTCAGTGTGCATGGGCTGGCGAAAGTGCATTTGCATTTCCCATCTGGTGTAGATATAGGATGCATGTGCCCATAGGGGCACACCAATATACCAAACAGCATTCCTTGAACAGCTCACAAACCAAAAGCGGTGCATCATATTTTTACTACAGAATCTCTATTTATAGTACCAGATGATCCAATCCTATCCTATCATGCATTTTGCACTTGCTGTTGATGGAATTGCAAAATGCCAGCATAATAAATGGTTATGAGAGGCACAATTTGCTCTGATTGTGCTTTCTAGCTTGTGCAGAATTTGCATATCCCTCTTTTCACAACCTTTCCAGTTGCCTTCTGTGCACATAATGTTTAGTGAAAGTCAATGTGAAAGATTGATTTATGGCACGGTTCTGATAGAAAGTATCATGTATAATAAAACCATGCAAGTAATAAAAAGGCGCACATTTTTCACATATAATTATGAGCCTGAACATGATAAAACAGTGGCATCATGTTAATGCAACTAGTTCGCTGCAATCCATTATTTCAATGTCTTCTAAACTATTCCTTTTGAGCATCTTCTCAACGGCATCATAATACAGCAAAGGTGAGGCGGACATCAAACCTATATACAGCATACTCAGAGCAGCACTAGTTATTCCCGTCATTCACTACTAGCTCTCTACGGAAAGGAATTGGCAAAAATAAAAGAGAGACATGAGGAGACGCTAAGAGCTCACCAACTCAGGACGCGTTGTCGCTCCGGAGCTTGAGGATGGCGGCGTACATCTTCCTCCTGGAGCCAACAGCCCCAATGCCCATGTCCTTGAGGTCCTCCAGCGTGAGCATGGGGAGCACCTCGTCGTCCACCTCATGGATCTCAAAGACGGGCGCGTACCGAGAAAGCCCCAACCCATCGAGCCAGGCCTTGACGCCGCCATACCCCGTCGCGGAGGGAAGGCGACCGTTGGGGAGGCCCCAGTCCGCCACCCCGTCCGACTCGTCGCCGCTGGCGTCGCGGCTGCCCGAAACCCTAGCcctcgcggcggcggcggccgcggaGTCGGACTGGTCCTCGTCGTCGTAGTAGCGCTCCTCGTCGTCGTCGTAGCCCTCGGCGGGCCCCGCCGAAGCGGGCGCGGCGGGAATCCAGGCGGTCCGCGGGCGGCGCTGCGCCGGCGGCTTGGACCCCCGGCGGCTGTGCGCGTGCGGGTCGAGGTCGTCCGGGTGCGCGCGGCGCGGCGGGCGCGGGTGCGACGAGGACGGCGGCTTGTGGTTGCGGCGCGGGGGCGGAGCGTCGATGTCCCCGAGGCGGACGCTGGGGCGGCGGCGTCGCTTGGAGTAGGGCGGCGCGGGCGGCTGTGGTCCGCCCGTGGCGGCCATGGCGGTCTCTGCGGCCGCTACGGCCTCCACGGCCGGCAGCGCGGCGACCACGCCGGCGCTGGAGCCGTTCGTGCCCGGCTCCGGCGGGCGGAGATCGGCCatggggggcgggggtcggcgagaTGCGTGTAATCCGCAGGCTCTCTCGGTCTCGGCAGCTTCTGGAGTGGGATTGTGGGAATAGAACGTCAGCTTGAATCGAGTGTGGCCGGGCGAGTGGGGAGAGTTCCTACTCGTGCTCGCCACGCTGCGGCGCGGGTAGGATCATGCCACATGTCAGGTTGCGCGGTGGGGATGCGCCGGGAGCATACGGGAAGTCATCAGGCGTTGACTGGGATGACGGCGCGGCGCTCCAGATTTAGGGGGCGGCTTCGATCAGTTCGATGCCCACGGGCCGCGCTGGGAAATAACATGTGATGGGCCCTTTCCAGACCAAACGGCCTTGTTGATTTGGGTCAGGCCAAAAAAATCTCAGCGGTTTTGAAAGAAATTTTGGCCCTGTTTGGCactgctgcttgttgaaaaaacagcttatctgataagctggtgaaaagcagcttctgcttgttggctgcttttagtgtattctgagaagcagctgaactgataagctgctgcagaagctagctgtttggcagaacttctgcttaaatttgtgaagaagctgaaaataagctgtgccaaatAGGGCCTTTGGCTAATGTGAGGCCATGTTAAAGTAAGTCCAAGAGGCTCGGGCATTTGCTAGGTAAAAAAATGGAAAACGTcatctagggatgaaaacgggacgggtaCCCGGAACGGGTATCGGATACGGGTACCAAAACGAGACGTAATTTTGGATACGGATACGTGTATTTTGTTtgtcgggacggatacgggtagGATACGGAATCACTAATACTCGGTCAATACCCGAAAAtcccgggtcggatacgggtacccggaattcgggtacccgttttttctttttctgcataatatagttataaaatcataatttttacatatgaaatcggatgaagataaagtttatatgaaaattgtagagcttgaagagatctatgactttgtaatacatcaattttttgtttaaacatatctttTAGACCAAATTCATTGAAATAATGTCCAAATTTATATTAAAttaatagactttatcatttttattTGGGTGCTTAAGGTTATCTTCACGTGGGAACTTAAGATTATCTTTTtatagactatttattagtattggtaacttatttgtatTTTTTGGTCAATACTACAATATTTtaatgatttaattgtattttgatgattttctatgacaataaattaataatacataaatagcctcaaaaatcgtgaaattttacgaagatacaacatatgtccatatgtaaccataaaaaatgtttggatcataagatctataagataCCCACGTTTCTTtcatttcactttcacttatttgtatgagttacatgtgaaatcagtGTAAgtgtccaagtttcaacataatcagtacttcactttatcattttcatacgaggacttgagttatcttcatataaaatgtttattagtttttgtaacttatttgcaatttttgagtgaaactagaatattttatgaatttaaaatATTGCGGTGTTGGTTCTACAATATCCTTGTGATAAGCaactttgaactgcatgatgtcaattttaCCGGTTTCCTTTTTTATATctgatctatcatatacatgattatatattgcttaacttatggatggttggacaattaatatcatcgattgaactacccgacaattatccggtacctacccgagtagtatccgttatctgtttcttacccgtccggattattacccggtctcgtcttgtatccgtcccgaatatCAACTACCCATATCCGGTCTCGTATCCGAGAGAAATATATTAGAGTAGGATACAGGATGACCCTGTATCCGGttgtatccgtcccgttttcatccctaacgcCATTTCCCCGTCGCTTCTCTATCTCGTTCGACCTTGTCTCTCCGTCCCTAGCCATTGTGACTCGCCATCTCCCGTGAGCGTTGTCCGCAAGAGCGCAATACTAATCGAATCCAGTCCCATGTCTCCGGTTCTGCTCCTATCCCTCTAACAAAGGCAAAGGGGCCCGATACCAATGCTAGGCTCTCCTTTTAACAAAGTTAGGATCATTCTCATATATGGGCAAAAGTAGTAAACCCGATTTCCCTTCGGAAAGTAGATGATGGATTTTAAAAAGTTGATCTCATATAGCAGGGAAATCAATGAATAGCATTTTCACTAAGCTTTGGAAAAGGAAGTGGGTCACCCATTGCAAAAAAAGTTAGGAACACATATAGGCGAAAGTACTACTTTTTAATTCAACTATAACTGAGCGGAACCTTCCTTTTGGGGCAAGGCACCGCAACAACGGAAAGGACATTCAGGTTAACCAGGATAAAACAAACCTAGTACTACGCCCTCCAAACAGATTGTATCCTCGGCTATTTCATTAGAAATATAAAAAGCATATTTCCCTGGCGTCAACCTTTCCTTAGGCATTTATTACCTGGACCATATTTGCAATATATTTACATAGTAGAAAAAATCAAATTGGAATGGTACGAATTccgcacttgtagcttcgatatgatTTGTTATAATTTGGATCTGCTATTTTGGTATCAATCTGTTAGAAATAGGTTTACATAGTTACGCTTCGTTTACATTACCATCTAAATAATTACATAACATAAAACCTTCGTTTTTTTCCTTTTTAGTTTGATTTGAGAACCCTTTGAAAAGACGTTTCAAGGGGTTCTCAAAAAATCGAGATAGATCTAATTAGACTTTTTTTACTTTTTTCTGAATTTTTTATTTTTCCACTCTGGAATATAGAGCAGACTGGTTAAAAAAAGAAAAATCCTATTTAGTATAATAATTGGATAATAGAACCTACACCCTCTCTAGCTTCTGCGACTGCCCTTCATGAAGTTCTAGGCTTCTAGCATGAGTGTCAGGTCGGGATGGACGACTACGCTGGAGACTGGAGAGATGAGAGATATTTGACATTATGAAACGCGACGGATGCGGATTCAACGAAATAGAGGCTCAGGGGAGGGTTTCTCCATTATAGAAAAGCTGGGCATAGTCAACACTCTAAAATAGACATGCCAACTCCATTAACGGATTCAGAGCAGTATTAGTCTCGTTAAAATCGGGTTCCGTCTCCAGCGCCGTCGCCGTCAGTTCTCCTCCATCCCCGTCGTGTTCTCCATCTCCGTCGCGTTCTCCTTCGCGCGGCAGCCGGGCGCCGCTGCCTCCGACCAAGACTTCGCGCGGCAGCCATACCCGTCGCGTTCTCCACGACCTCGACCTCTTCGTCTTCCTCGTCGGCCTGCTGCTCGGTCTCCGGCTGGTCGCCGCTCCTCCTGTACAGCTCGTCAAGGGCAGGGGCGGCCGTGTCCGTGAACGACAGGAGCAGGCGAGGCGTTGCTGGAGAGATCAGCAAAGGCTTCTTGGATGAAATGAAGAGCGGTGTCCGCGGCGGGGATGAAATGAAGAGCGGTGTCCATTTTCTTGTCATAGCTTCGCCATAGGTCTTTTAATGCTAGAGGCATGCTTCCAATAGCTCGTAATCCTCTGCTCAAGAATTGCGAATATTCATAATAATCAAGTACAACTTTATTTGTATTATAGAACTATAGGCTATTACTTGTACTGCATGTTTCATTATTTTGTGATCCTTGACTGTATCATACACTTAGAGAATATGTAGAAAAGCTGCAGCTTCTCAACGATTCTGAGGAAAGAACCCGCAGGATTAATGAAGTTCTGGAAGTGCATGTTGACTCACATATGGATCCTAATTATGAGTCTGCTGAAGAAACAGATGAGAAAAGAATTGGTATATATCTTCCTGTAATGTTAATGCTTCATGTTGTTTGTTGATTAATAAATATTGGAATTCTCTTGGAGCTGTAGCATAATTTCATGTGGTTTGTTGCAGTATAGTCTAAATATACATCTACTATACTGCACCGTAATTTTCTTGCAAAGTTGCAATGCAGtactgttgacgccttttcggagcgccaaatactcaagaagaaccgtggcggtgccctctgcacaggggcggacggtccgcgcgcggggccggacggtccgcggcctggtgcgaggcgcggtggtattctctgcgcaggggcggactgtccgcggccaggggtcggacggtccgcggcctggtgctggagctcgggttccctgcctgacggccggacggtccgcgccctggggccggacggtccgcgcgtacgcag
It contains:
- the LOC100284329 gene encoding uncharacterized isoform X1, producing MADLRPPEPGTNGSSAGVVAALPAVEAVAAAETAMAATGGPQPPAPPYSKRRRRPSVRLGDIDAPPPRRNHKPPSSSHPRPPRRAHPDDLDPHAHSRRGSKPPAQRRPRTAWIPAAPASAGPAEGYDDDEERYYDDEDQSDSAAAAAARARVSGSRDASGDESDGVADWGLPNGRLPSATGYGGVKAWLDGLGLSRYAPVFEIHEVDDEVLPMLTLEDLKDMGIGAVGSRRKMYAAILKLRSDNAS